Proteins encoded by one window of Candidatus Poribacteria bacterium:
- a CDS encoding alpha/beta fold hydrolase, producing the protein MNLILLAILVINAAENHPIPLNELKSQVEERYVNVDGYRIRYLHAGQGDPMVLLHGLGVFAESWLYNIPVLAKRFSVYAPDLIGFGRSDKPRIKYDVETFDAFLLGFLNTLGIKRAVLIGNSLGGGIALYFALSHPDRVEKLVLVDPALIGRDVSWGLRILSIPLLGRVLIGKGSKEELRRALSSSFYDPKFLTDDWVEEAYRISKLPGIKHPFLSVIRNGVSLWGIKRRYVLINRLHELSMPVLIVWGEEDRVISVRYAYAAYHRIKNAKLIIFEGCGHAPQIERYTQFNKAVLEFLQAGG; encoded by the coding sequence CCTCGTCATAAATGCTGCCGAAAACCATCCCATACCGCTTAATGAGCTCAAAAGCCAGGTTGAGGAGCGATATGTGAATGTGGATGGCTATCGGATCAGATACCTTCATGCCGGGCAGGGCGATCCGATGGTTTTACTCCATGGTCTGGGGGTTTTCGCCGAAAGCTGGCTATATAACATCCCCGTTCTCGCCAAACGTTTCTCCGTCTACGCACCGGATCTGATAGGATTCGGTAGATCGGATAAACCCAGGATAAAGTATGATGTGGAGACATTCGATGCTTTTCTGCTTGGATTCCTCAACACGCTCGGTATCAAACGGGCGGTTCTCATCGGGAACTCCCTAGGTGGCGGGATAGCCCTCTATTTCGCCCTTTCACATCCCGATAGGGTCGAAAAGCTCGTCCTCGTCGATCCCGCCCTCATAGGTAGGGACGTAAGCTGGGGATTGAGGATTCTCTCCATACCTTTGTTGGGGAGAGTGCTGATCGGCAAGGGATCAAAGGAGGAGCTACGCAGGGCATTGAGCAGTTCCTTTTACGACCCGAAATTTCTGACGGACGATTGGGTTGAGGAGGCATACCGTATCTCGAAGCTTCCGGGAATCAAACATCCCTTCCTCTCAGTCATACGAAACGGGGTAAGCCTTTGGGGAATCAAAAGGCGATACGTCCTCATCAATAGACTTCACGAGCTTTCGATGCCCGTGTTGATAGTATGGGGCGAGGAAGATAGGGTCATCTCTGTCAGATATGCCTATGCCGCTTACCACAGGATAAAAAACGCAAAGTTGATCATCTTCGAAGGATGCGGCCACGCCCCACAGATCGAACGTTACACCCAGTTCAACAAAGCCGTGCTTGAATTCCTCCAAGCCGGTGGTTGA